In Eubacteriales bacterium mix99, the DNA window GGAGCTTTGGCTATGACTACTTCTTTGATGCCGGTGATTTTATCCTGACAAAGGAAAATTCCGCAGAATACGGGCTGAAGGATAAGCTGTTCTTTCAGCAGTCCGCAAAGTATCTGGAGCAGCTGCAGCAGCCGTTTTACAGTAAATTTATCACCCTTTCCAATCATTTCCCGTTTCCATATGACGAGAAAAACAGCATTCCAAAGGGCAATACAAAGGATGAGGCAGTCAATGGCTACTTTTCCACAGCAAACTATGCGGATCAGGCATTGGAGGAATTTTTCAACTATCTGAAGGAGAGCCATATCTATGAAAATTCCATATTTATACTGTATGGCGATCATTATGGCATTTCCGGCACCAGAAACAAGGCTTTGGCGCCTTTGCTGGGGCGGGATCCGGAAACCTGGGGGGCGTTTGACAACATGCAGATGAAGCGGGTGCCCCTGATTATTCATATTCCCGGATATCAAAAAGGAGCGGAAGTGAATACCTATGGGGGCCAGATCGATATTCTTCCTACGCTGCTTCATCTTCTTGGCGTGGATACCAAATCCTTCGTGATGATGGGACAGGATTTACTGTCTCCGGAAAGAAAGCAAATTGTCCCCTTCCGGAACGGAGATCTGATCACGCCGGACTATTCCATGATCGGGGAAAATCTCTATTATAACAACACCGGAGAACCGGTACCGGAGACCAATACCTATACGTATGATAAAGCAGCAATGATAAAAAATGAAATGTCAAAGCTGCTTAAAACTTCCGATCATGTGTTGGAAACCAACCTTCTGGACTATTACCGGCCACAGGGGATGACGCCGGTCAATCCAGCGGCCTATGACTATTCAACGTCTGTGGAGCGATTGACCGGGCAGGCGGAGAAAGCGGGAGATCAGGATACCTCGTATTTCCATAAAAACGGCAATGTATCCACTGCTCCCCTGTATCAGACAGATGCTCCGCAGTCCGAAGAAAAATCCACGGAGGAAGCCAGGAAAAAGGCGGAGACGGAGGAAAAATCTGACGATGGAAATAAATCGGATACCATTTCAGGAACCGACCCGCTGGACGGATCCGGATCAGGAAGCTCCGAATGAAACAGCTGGTTGCCGGTGAAAAAGAACTTGCTGAGCGGAGAAACAAAAAAAGAGATTGAAAAAGGAGACAGGATGGAGTCCTTTCATAATCCATGCCTGTCTCCTTTTTATTGACGTATCATAATCATACTACTCCCCTTCCATAGGAAGGAACCAGTATGTCAGAGAAGTTCATCCAATTGTCCGATCATTTTGGAGAAGCTTTTTAAAGCCGTATTTACCGGATCGGTGGATGTCATATCCACACCGGCCTTTTTCAGGAGATTGATGGGATAATCGGAACCACCGGAAGACAGGAACCGAAGATAACGCTCCACTGCCGGTTTCCCTTCCTGAAGAATCTGGCTTGCGAGAGCTGCTGCAGCGCAGAAGCCGGTGGAGTATTTATAAACATAGAAGGTCCGGTAGAAATGAGGAATCCGCATCCATTCCATGCTGATTTCCTCGTCCACATGCATTCCCTTGCCATAGTACCGGATATTGAGATCCCGATAGACGGAAGACATACTCTCACATGTGAGCGGCTGACCGCTTTCTGCCATATTGTGAATGCTTTTCTCAAACTCTGCAAACATGGTCTGCCGGTATACCGTGGTACGGAACTGCTCCAGATAATAATTCAGAACGTATGCTTTTTGTTTCGGATCCTCCAACGTATGCAGAAGATGCTCTGTAAGAAGAATCTCATTGAGAGTGGAAGCCACCTCGGCTACGAATATCCGGTACTCAGCTTTGGCAAAGGGTTGATTTTTACCGGACAGATAGCTATGAATGGAATGTCCCATTTCATGGGCCAGGGTAAACACACTGGCGATATTTCCCTGGTAATTGAGCAGGATATAGGGATGCACGCCATAGACTCCCTGTGAATATCCGCCACTTGTCTTGCCTTCATTCTCCATCACATCAATCCATCCGCCGGCAAAGCCTTTCTGCAGGATCTTCTGATAATCGGCACCCAAAGGCCCCAATCCCTCCGCCACGATTTCCTTCGCGCGGTCATAGGAGATATTCCAGTCCACATCCTTTACAATGGGGGCATAGACATCATACATATGCAATTCATCCACCTGTAAAGCATGTTTTTTCAAGTCAACATACCGGTACATTGCGTCCAGATTCTGCCCCACTGCTCCGATCAGATTATCATACACGGATTTCGGAACATTGTCCTCATCCAGGGAGGCTTCCAGGTCCGAGGGGTAGTGCCGTACTTTACTGAAAAAAATATCCTTTTTCACACTGGCATTCAATGCAGCAGAAATGGCATTTTTCTGCTCTGCATAAGTCGCATAAAAGGCATGGAAAGCTTCCTTTCGGACTGCCCTGTCCCGGTTTCCCATCAGCTGCGTGTATCTTCCCTTTGTCAACTCAATCTTTTCCCCATTCACGTCGTGCACTTCAGGGAAGCGAATATCTGCATTGTTGATCATGCTGAATATGTTTCTGGGAGCTGCAGCCATCTCACCGGCCATGGCAAGGATTTCCTCCTCTCTGTCAGACAGGTAGTGCTCCTTCCGGCGGGTGATTTCGTCCAGGTACTGATCATAAACCTTCAGGCCTTCACAGGACTCCATGAAGTCCCTGAGAGTATCCCTGGAAATGGACAATATCTCCGGTACCAGGAAAGATGCGGCACTTTCCCCCGCTGTCAGGACTTCCCGTGCCCGGTCCAGCAATGCCTGGGACTCGGCATTACCGTTATCTTCATCTCTTTTCATACTGGCATAAACAAACAGGTGTTCCGCCTTCTCCACCCATTCAAAATACACATTCAAACCTTTCAGAAATTGTTCGGCAGACTGACACAATGTTCCCCTGGCTGCTTGAATATCGGGAATTGCCTCCCTGATCCGTTGATAATCCTGTTCCCATGCCTCATCGGATGGATAAAGATCCTCCAGCTTCCATTTCCATTTGTCAGGTATCTCTGATCTTTTTGGTAACTTCTTTTCTTTGCTCATCTTCTGCGGGATAAACCCGTTCCTCCCTTCCTTGCCTTCCCTTGATTAACTTTCCCTGATTAACTGATTAAGTTTGTCTTCTACAAAATGACCGGAATTTCCTGCCCGGCAAAAGGAAAAACAACAATCAGCCGTTGGATATGGCATGACAAGGGCAGGCAGATGCATATATATAAAGGGAGCCATAAAAAGACAGGAAAAGAAGGGACTGGATAGACAACGATGAAAAAAAAAGGCATCACAGTACTGTTCCTGGTCGGTTCCATGCTGTTGGCAAGCTCCTGCAATAAGAAAACAGAAACCCCGGATTCTCAAAAGGGCCGCCCGGCCTGTGAAGTGAAAAGCGAATCTTCAGAATCGGACCATGCAGCCTATGCGGGAAGCTCCTTCCTGAAGCAGATGGACGATCTGAAGGCGATCAATCTGGCTGCAAACTATCTGAAAGAGCTAGGAGAAACTGTCTCCTTCCAGGAAACCTATATTGAGTTCCACAAAAGGCAGAAAACAGCCGTTCAGCTTCCTGTAACCGATGGAAAGCCCATATCCTACCCCGGAGACTATCTGGAGGTTCGATTATACCGCGGTGAAGATCGGGAAAATCCCTGTGAAGAATGTACCACGGTCTACATCAGTCAGAATGGAAAAATACTTGGACAGAATAAATGGTCCGCTAATTCTCCGAAATCTGAGTAATAAAGCTCTCATGGGTCCGGAAAGAATATTGCTTCCCCGCCTGTACAGGCGGCTTGCCCTTGTTTTCGTCAAATAACAGAATTCTTTCTTTTTTGTCCTCGTTATCCCTGAACCAAATTTGATAATAAAGCAGCCGATTGTCCTTATAAACCGGTTTTTCTTCCACTTTTGTGACAAGGCCCTTTACTTCCCGTGTCCGTCCTTCAAATATATCCCTGATAAAATGATAATAATAATATATGGGGATGCCAAAAACACCCCACAGGAAAAGAATCAGGCAGACTCCCGCCGTAAGAAATGTGGCACCAATCCATTGGGGCAGCCGCAACATGAAAGCGACTGCCGGCATAATAAAAACAAGAGACAGAGCCACGGTTATAAGTATCATCTTCCTCAGCTGTTTCCTGACATCCAGAAAATCCGTTTCCGTATACATCATGCAGTTTACCACCTTATTCTCGTTGAGTTCCTCATAACATATTATAGCATAATGAGATGAAAATGCATAGAAACAAGAACTATCCTGTGTAAAAAAGCACTTCTTCCTACAAAATGACCGAAACCGGCTGATCCAGGCACAGACTTTCCGGCTTGGCAATACAATCATATGCTATAATATGAACGCCGGCCTTCCTGGCCTCCCGCAGCGAGCTGCCAAACGCAGCATGCATTCTGTCATTTGGCATCATACAGAATATACCCTTCATTTGAATTACAAAAAAAACATATGCGGTAAAACTTTCTTGTGCAGCCCGGGTCAATTCACGAACATGCTTCACTCCGCGCTCCGTCGGAGCATCCGGAAACATGGCGACACCATCCTGCTCCAGTGTGACCCCCTTGGCTTCCATATAGACCTTCTGCCTGCCGGCTTCCACATAGAAATCAAACCGGGAATTTCCAAATACCGACTCCGGCTGGATGCAGGTAATCGGATGCGCCAGCCCCGGCAGATAAATTCCATCCTGCAGTGCTTCCTTCAACACCTGATTGGGTGCCTGGCTGTCAATATTAATCAACTTGTCACCCTTCTTTACGGAAATCAGGGAAAACCGGGTCTTGCGCCGGGGATTATCATGATGCTGCAAATAAATTTCTGCGCCGGGGATCAGCAGCTCCCGGCATCGCCCCGTATTCTTTACATGAGCCGTTTCCTCCCTGCCGTTGATTCTTACACGGGCAACGAAACGATTGGGCCGGGACAGGAAAATCCCCGGTACGATATTCGGATAGTTCAATATCCACTCATCCTTTAAATCAAAAAATTCATAGTTCTGCCAGACTTTGCCCAGGCATACTGCGACCTTTCATGGAGTCCCCCATTATGCAAGTACCAAAATTTCATCAGATAAACAGCGAAAAAAGGTCAATCCGTATGGACTGACCTTTCCATGAATAATTGGTTGCGGGGGAGGGATTTGAACCCACGACCTCCGGGTTATGAGCCCGACGAGCTACCAGCTGCTCTACCCCGCGCTATTGTATGGTGGAGCATACAGGACTCGAACCTGTGACTTTCACCACGTCAAGATGACACTCTGCCAGCTGAGTTAATGCTCCATCCCATATCGAATGTGTTCCGCACATCCGGTACTTATTTATTATAACCGAAAGCCGGCGATTTGTCAACAATCAAATACCAAAAATCAAGGAGAATCCCTCACTGGGAGGGACTCTCCAAAAAGGGCCCGAAAAAATGATCCATTCTGTAAAACAAAGCTGAAACTAAGTCAATATGGAAGGGTGATACACAATAACCCGCCCGAATATTATTAGCTGATGTCGTGACCATCTCAAGCCCTTGTGAACCTATTGTACCCCAGGCACCGGAAATTTAACAGTGAAATAAATGCTAAAAGCTTGCCGCACTGCCTTCAAAGGAATTTTCAGGAATCCTTTCTTTCCGACTCCTGCTGCAGCAGCTTTGAGAATTTATGGTACGCTTCTTCCCAGGCATCGGTTGCTTCCGGAAGATAATTCTCCGTCGGGAAAGACTTCTTCACAACCTGACGGATCTCATTCTGATTCCGGACTTCACCCAGCGCCATTGCCTGAACCATCAGATTGCCAATGGCGGTTGCTTCCGTCGGCCCGCAAAGCACCGGTTTGTTCAATGCATTAGCTGTGAACTGATTCAGCATCCGGTTCCTGGTACCTCCGCCAACGATATGCAGAGCGTCCAGTGATTTGCCAAGTATGGCTTGCAGCCGTTCAAAGGACCATCTGTACTTCAGGGCAAGACTTTCATAAACACACCGGATGATTTCGCCCTTGTCCTGCGGTACGTGCTGCTCCGTCCGGCGGCAGTATCGCTGCACCTTTTCAGGCATGTCCCCGGCATAATAGAACAGCCCTGCATCGGGATCGATCACAGACTGGAACGGAGCGCCGGACTCTGCCATACGTACCATATCATCAAAACTGTAATGCTCCCCATTCCGATCCCATTCCCTTTTGCATTCCTGTATGATCCAAAGGCCCATAATATTCTTCAGCAAACGATATTTTCCGCCGACGCATCCCTCGTTGGTGTAATTCCATTTCAACGTGTTTTCATTGATGATCGGCCGGCCTGTTTCCACTCCCATCAGGGACCAGGTCCCGCTGCTGAGAAAAGCATAGCTTCCTTCCGAAGCAGGGACAGCCGCCACCGCAGAGCCGGTATCATGTGTGGCTACCGCAATCAGCGGCACCTCCCCGATCCCGAGCTGAGATGCAATTTCCTTTTTTACCTTTCCCCGTTTGGTCCCCGGAACATCCAGATCCGTCAGATAGTGATCCGGAATATCCAGTTTCTTCAGCAGCTGCCTGTCCCAATATCCGCTGTCCGCAGCCAAAAGCTGGCTGGTTGTCGCTTCGGTAAACTCCGTTTTCTTCTCTCCTGTCAGGAAATAGCTGAGAAGATCGGGGATAAAAAGCATGGCAGATGCTTTCTCCAGAAGGTCCGGATTGGAGAGCCGGACAGAAAGGAGCTGATACAAGGTATTGAAAGGCTGAAAGGCAATGCCGGTACGTTGATATATTTCCTCTTTGGAAACCTTTTGAAACGCTTTTTCAGGAATACCGTCCGTACGAACATCACGATAATGATACGGATTGCCCATCAGCTGTCCCGAACGGTCCAACAAACCAAAATCCACTCCCCAGGTATCAATGCCCACAGATGCGATGCCGTCTTCCTCCTGGTTGGAGAATTTTAGCAGTCCCTGGCAGATTTCCCGGTACAGTCGAAGAATATCCCAGTAGGTGTGACCGGTAAGTTCCACCGGATCATTGGAAAAACGATGGCATTCCTCCATTTCAAGCCGGCTGCCGTTGAAATGGCCTATCATGCCTCTGCCGCTGCCGGCACCCAGGTCAAATGCAATCATGCTCTGCTTTTTCATACCACAACCTCCCGTATCCTTCCCACTTTTTTATTGTTTCATGATCCTGTTCTTTTTTGCTTTCTTTCCCTTTGTCTTCATTTTTCTCTTCATTCTACATTCTACGTCGCAATGAAGCGGTCCGGGATGATCAGTTCAATTCGTCCAGGGTGAGCTGAAAACTGGGCAGAAACTGTTCCATAAAGTAGGCCACTTCCGGGTGCTCCGCCTTCATCTGCTCCAACTCCCGGCAAATGGTCCGTTCTGCCTTGGAAAACTCCTTATTGCCGGCTTTCAGCTCTTCCAGGCATTTCAGATAAGCACAGAGCTTGTCCGCCTCCTTGACAATCCTCCAATGATCCTCATCCTCCGGGATTGGAAACAGCACCGATTCATACTCCGGCTGCAAAGCATCGGGCAGCATGGCCAGAAGTCTTTTATTCGCCACTTTTTCAATATCCTTATAGGCTTTTTTGATTTTGGGATTGAAATATTTTATGGGAGTTGCCAGATCTCCGGTAATCACTTCACTTGCTTCATGGTAGACAGCCAGAAGCAGGACCCTCTGGGGATCCACACTTCCTCCGTAGAACCTGTTTCGGACAATCGCCAGGTTATGGGCAATCATTGCGACCTGCAAACTGTGCTCCTGAATGTTTTCCCGGCTTACGTTGCGCATCAGGCCCCAGCGCTGTATAAACTTCATTCTGGAAAGATAGGCAAAAAAATGGCTCACGCGGGAATCACCTCAATTCTTTCTGTCCTGCAGGGAACGAAGATTTCTGCCGGATTGTTTTATTCATTGACCTGGAATCCGTCCTGTCCCAGATGGGTGGTCGTTTCGTTCCACACTGAACGGATCCGCTCCTCTGCGGTACCACTCAGCTCTCCGTTCTTCATAAATTTACCGACTGGCAGCACCCGGAAATCCGGCTTTCCGTTCTGAGAGAACCGGTAAACCCAAGTCGGCGTATAGGAAATTTCTCCCAGATGAATGGACCCCGTACGGGTATCCTTATTGATTTTCAGATCAAGAATCACACCGCTGTCCCGATAGGGATCCCGTTGATTGGAGATAAAGTTTCCCAGGGAATAAATCAGAAATACCTCTTTTTCCGTACCGTCTTCCAGACGGACTTTCCTGCGCTCCATGGGCTGCAGAACATGCGGATGACTTCCGAAAATAACATCCACCCCCTGGGATGCGAGAAAATCCGCCATTTCCCTCTGGGAGTCCCCTGGATTCCTTTCATATTCCTTTCCCCAGTGGATACAGGTAATCAGTACCTCTGCACCCTCCTCCCTGGCGCGGTGAATGTCCTCACGAATTCTGTCCCTGTCAATATAATTTATCATAAATGGAAGTTTCCCGTCCGGAATGGTAACTTCCATACCGTTCGTTCCATAGGTATAAGCAAGAATCCCTACTTTGATGTTATTTTTCTCAACCATGAGAATGCGGTCCCGCTCTTCGGAAGTCCGTGCTGTACCGGTATGAAGAAGGCCATACCCATCCAGGGTATCCAATGTGTGAACGGTGCCGAACTCCCTGCCGTCCAAAGCATGGTTGTTTGCAGTCGTAAGAATTTGGAATCCTGCATTCTTCAATGCCTCGATCAAAGCTGCAGGGCTCCGGAAATTGGGGTATCCGCTGTATCCTTTTTCTTCATTGCTGATAGTTGTCTCAAGATTGCCCATGACAATATCGGCGCCTTTCAGATAAGGCTGGATATCTTCAAAGAAATGATTGAAGTGATAGGTGCCGTCTGCCTGCAAACCAGCTTCCACCTGTGGATCGTGCATCATAATGTCCCCCACTGCCCGCAGCTCCAGAGTGGTTGTCTTCGGCACAGGGGAAGGTTTCGGGGTTTCCGGACGGATGGTCCCGGAATCCTCCGTGGCGGATGGGTTCACTTCCGGACCGGTAAAGACATCCTGTTGTTTTGACCCGGCGCAGGATACCAGCAAAAAGATACAGATAAAAGCGATAAGAGTCAAATGGACTCTTTGTATCATTTTCAATCGTAACATCTCCTGTTTATTTCCTGAATGATTACGAAGAAAGTATAACATAATTTCTGTCCACGGACAAATTCTGCTGTTACTTATCCCGTATCCCTGCCCTGTCCTTTATACTTATCATTTATTACTCTGTTTATCCGGTTCGTAGCTGCTCAGCCGATAAGAAAAGGCACAGCCAATCACGAGGAGCAGCACACACAGAAGATAACGCCAGTTCCATCCAATGCCCGGAAAAATGGAAAAAACCGAACCAATGGTAAAGCCGAATATGGCATAATAAGTATATCCATATGCCTTCTGAAACAATAAATTGATGATTTTGGCAAACACAAGGATGCTCAGCACCGCTCCGATTCCTGCCGGGATCAGAACAGAAAGATCCAGACCGGACAGCCCCTCCAGCAATACCGGATATACCCCCAGATACATCAGAATAAAGGAGGTGCTGATGCCGGGAAGCAAAGTTCCCAGTCCGACTATGGCACCATAAAGGGCCGTATGCAGGAGTCCGGGACGGGCATGGGAAACCGCCCTCACTGCAGAGCCCTCCATTTTGGAAAGCAAAAGCGTGACCACGAACGACAATATAAAGATTATCAAATACCGATAGCGGAATCCCTGCTTGTCGGCCTGCTTTTTCAAAGACGGAAAGGTTCCGATCATAAGACCAATAAAAAGATATTTTACCGGAATCTCAAAATTTTCAAACAAATAGTGAATGACCCGACTGAAGACCAGTACTCCCAAAACAATTCCCAATGCCATGGGAGCGTATTTGAAAACCTTCTTTTTGAAATCTGTAAAGATATGGGCGAGTGCTTCGGTTATTTCTTCATAAACACCCAGCAAAATGGCAAGAGTCCCCCCGCTGACACCCGGTGCAATCGCACCAATCCCGATGACCAGGCCTTTTAAAAAATCAGAAACCAATCTCACACCCCTCACTGTCCCGGCAAAACAGGACTGCATTTCCCCTCTGTTATAGCAGGTTCCATCTTATAACAAAGACAGGGATATGTAAAGGCCTGATTTCAGAAAACATCTGTCACTTCCTCTTCAAAACAGCTTCCCCCTATGAATTCCCTGAGTATTGAATTATTGGGAACCTCAGAAGAATCAAGGCTTAAGAAATATTTCAGGAAGTTCTTCAGCCGATTCACTTCCATATAAAAAGGATGCTCCTCCGGCACCCCTTCCAGCAGCGGCAGAAGGTATGGCTTCAGCACTGCCAGCTCATAGAGCAGGGCAGAATTGAACATGATATCCGCCGATTCCTGAAAGGGAAATATGTTTCTTTCCTCTCCCCTTCTGACGGAAGACCACATTCCCAGGGTTTCCTCCACGGAAGTGCTGCGAAAGTGATAGTCCCGCACCATTCTTCGGATCAGCCGTACATCTGTCGTCGGAATCCGGTTATGATTGTCCACATTCAGCTGGGTCAGGGCACTGACATAGATTTTGAATTTGTTCTCCCCCGGTATCATTTCGGTCAGCTTCTCATTCATGCCGTGAATTCCTTCCACAATAATAGGCTGATCTTCCGATAAACGAATCACGTTTCCGATATATTCCCGTTCTCCTGTCAGGAAATTATAATGGGGAAGCTCCACTTCCTGACCCTGAATCAGCCGTGTCATCTGTTCGTTGAACAATTCCAGGTCAATCACATCAATGGATTCCAGATCCTGCTTCCCATTTTCATCCACAGGCACCTGGTTTCGATTCAGAAAGTAATTATCCATGGATATTGGCACGGGGTGCAGACCGCTCACCATCAGCTGTATTTTCAGTCTCTGCGCAAATGTTGTCTTTCCGGAAGAGGAGGGACCGGCAATCAGAATCAGTCGGATCGCGTCCTTCCGGCTGGCGATTCTTTCTGCCATCCCTGCAATCTGGTTTTCCTGATGAGCTTCTCCAATCCGGATCAGCTCCCGCCCCCTTCCTTCTTCAATGCAATTGTTCAGTTCCGCTATATTCCGTATTCCCAGGGAATCAGACCACTTTTCGGCCTGCCGGAAGACCCTGAACAATTTGGGGTTGTCCTGAAAATTCCGTAAACGGTTTGTCTTTTCCCTGGAAGGATACTGCAGAATAACACCAGGAAGATAGAACTTCAGGCCAAAACGCTTCAGGTACCCTGTAGAAGGCACCATATAGCCATACAGGTAATCCATCATCCAGCTGCACTGGTACAAACCGACGGTATCCCCGGGACGATATTTCAGGATTTCCGCCTTATCCGAAAAACGCATTTTCCGGTAAATTGCATCCGCCTCTTCCCTGGAGACTTCTATCTTCTGAAAGGGTTCATCCTGTTCAATGATTTCTCTCATTTGCTGTTCGATCCGATGTACCTGTCTGGGCGTAAGGGTAATCCGGCCGTGGACTTCACAGTAAAGCCCGTTGCCAAAGGAATGCTCGACGGAAACCGTACAGTCCGGAAACACCTCCCTGCAGGCACGGATAAAGACAAACGTCAGGCTACGGGTATAAATGCGTTCCCCATCCTTCATGGACAAGTCCACCGGCTCCACCCTGCAATCCATTTCCAACGGATAGGTCAGTTCCCGGATCCGGTTGTCCACCCTGGCTGCAACGATCAGAGGGGAATTGGAATCCGAAGGAGCCGAAAGCAACTCCCGGAGAACCGTTCCCTTTTTTACTGTGATGGTCTTCCCACTCCAGTTCACCTGTATTGTATGTTCCATCCAAATTCTCCTTTCCAAACAGCGCGGAGAACAGCGTCTGTTTAACGGTAATATATTATTCCCTGTATGGGTTGATAAAAATTCCTGCACAGAAGCTCTGTGGAAACCTGTTTGCCGTTTTCATACTTCACCCGATACGTATTCAGACGATAGCCGGTCCGGGACTTTACATGTACTTTCTGCCCACCGGAGGCAGCAACGTACTTGCCCTTTGTGTCCAATACTTTTTTTGGCTCCGGTGCCGGAATCGTTTCCAGCAAATCCGTAACCAGCTTGTAGCTTCCCGAATTCGGCACCGGCTCTCCATAAAGATCAACATACACCAGATTTCCCTTCCGGTAAGTATGAAAGAAGACCGGTGTTTTCCGATTGTTCCGGAACTTGAAATCCGCCGATCCATAGGATACCGTTGCATCCCGGCCGGCCGGCAGATAGGACACCGGAAAGGAATGATGATAGCGCTCCACAATTTCCATTCCGGCCAATGCAGCCGAATTAAAAACGGTGGAAGATGCCTGGCATACCCCGCCTCCAAAATCATCTTTCATGCTCTTGTCTGCTGTAATAACCGGTGCGGTTCGAAATCCCCTGGCTTTGGTCCTTGGTCCTACGGATTTATTGAAGGAAAACACTTCACCTGGATTTACCTTCCGACCGTTCAGCTTGCTGAGCGATAGCTCGATATTATGAATGCGGTTCGCACTGCTGCTCTTCAGATCCGTACCGAAAGACACGATACGCTGCGTGGCCTTTTGAAGATCCGCTGTCCGTACCGCAGGCTCCACAGGGACAGGCTCTATGGCAACCTTGTCAGGCTTGCCGGACTGCAGGATGCGCCCGGCAGACTGATAAAGAGCCTCTCCATCCACCGTTTGCCCGGATTTCTCAGAGGTAAAGGAAAACCGGTTCTCCTTTTCGGGAGTAAACTGCATGTCAGCATTTACCGGCTCAACGGTCA includes these proteins:
- the pepF gene encoding oligoendopeptidase F, producing the protein MSKEKKLPKRSEIPDKWKWKLEDLYPSDEAWEQDYQRIREAIPDIQAARGTLCQSAEQFLKGLNVYFEWVEKAEHLFVYASMKRDEDNGNAESQALLDRAREVLTAGESAASFLVPEILSISRDTLRDFMESCEGLKVYDQYLDEITRRKEHYLSDREEEILAMAGEMAAAPRNIFSMINNADIRFPEVHDVNGEKIELTKGRYTQLMGNRDRAVRKEAFHAFYATYAEQKNAISAALNASVKKDIFFSKVRHYPSDLEASLDEDNVPKSVYDNLIGAVGQNLDAMYRYVDLKKHALQVDELHMYDVYAPIVKDVDWNISYDRAKEIVAEGLGPLGADYQKILQKGFAGGWIDVMENEGKTSGGYSQGVYGVHPYILLNYQGNIASVFTLAHEMGHSIHSYLSGKNQPFAKAEYRIFVAEVASTLNEILLTEHLLHTLEDPKQKAYVLNYYLEQFRTTVYRQTMFAEFEKSIHNMAESGQPLTCESMSSVYRDLNIRYYGKGMHVDEEISMEWMRIPHFYRTFYVYKYSTGFCAAAALASQILQEGKPAVERYLRFLSSGGSDYPINLLKKAGVDMTSTDPVNTALKSFSKMIGQLDELL
- the sfsA gene encoding DNA/RNA nuclease SfsA; its protein translation is MNYPNIVPGIFLSRPNRFVARVRINGREETAHVKNTGRCRELLIPGAEIYLQHHDNPRRKTRFSLISVKKGDKLINIDSQAPNQVLKEALQDGIYLPGLAHPITCIQPESVFGNSRFDFYVEAGRQKVYMEAKGVTLEQDGVAMFPDAPTERGVKHVRELTRAAQESFTAYVFFVIQMKGIFCMMPNDRMHAAFGSSLREARKAGVHIIAYDCIAKPESLCLDQPVSVIL
- the rhaB gene encoding rhamnulokinase, whose translation is MKKQSMIAFDLGAGSGRGMIGHFNGSRLEMEECHRFSNDPVELTGHTYWDILRLYREICQGLLKFSNQEEDGIASVGIDTWGVDFGLLDRSGQLMGNPYHYRDVRTDGIPEKAFQKVSKEEIYQRTGIAFQPFNTLYQLLSVRLSNPDLLEKASAMLFIPDLLSYFLTGEKKTEFTEATTSQLLAADSGYWDRQLLKKLDIPDHYLTDLDVPGTKRGKVKKEIASQLGIGEVPLIAVATHDTGSAVAAVPASEGSYAFLSSGTWSLMGVETGRPIINENTLKWNYTNEGCVGGKYRLLKNIMGLWIIQECKREWDRNGEHYSFDDMVRMAESGAPFQSVIDPDAGLFYYAGDMPEKVQRYCRRTEQHVPQDKGEIIRCVYESLALKYRWSFERLQAILGKSLDALHIVGGGTRNRMLNQFTANALNKPVLCGPTEATAIGNLMVQAMALGEVRNQNEIRQVVKKSFPTENYLPEATDAWEEAYHKFSKLLQQESERKDS
- the yfbR gene encoding 5'-deoxynucleotidase; the encoded protein is MKFIQRWGLMRNVSRENIQEHSLQVAMIAHNLAIVRNRFYGGSVDPQRVLLLAVYHEASEVITGDLATPIKYFNPKIKKAYKDIEKVANKRLLAMLPDALQPEYESVLFPIPEDEDHWRIVKEADKLCAYLKCLEELKAGNKEFSKAERTICRELEQMKAEHPEVAYFMEQFLPSFQLTLDELN
- a CDS encoding CapA family protein yields the protein MIQRVHLTLIAFICIFLLVSCAGSKQQDVFTGPEVNPSATEDSGTIRPETPKPSPVPKTTTLELRAVGDIMMHDPQVEAGLQADGTYHFNHFFEDIQPYLKGADIVMGNLETTISNEEKGYSGYPNFRSPAALIEALKNAGFQILTTANNHALDGREFGTVHTLDTLDGYGLLHTGTARTSEERDRILMVEKNNIKVGILAYTYGTNGMEVTIPDGKLPFMINYIDRDRIREDIHRAREEGAEVLITCIHWGKEYERNPGDSQREMADFLASQGVDVIFGSHPHVLQPMERRKVRLEDGTEKEVFLIYSLGNFISNQRDPYRDSGVILDLKINKDTRTGSIHLGEISYTPTWVYRFSQNGKPDFRVLPVGKFMKNGELSGTAEERIRSVWNETTTHLGQDGFQVNE
- a CDS encoding DUF368 domain-containing protein; its protein translation is MVSDFLKGLVIGIGAIAPGVSGGTLAILLGVYEEITEALAHIFTDFKKKVFKYAPMALGIVLGVLVFSRVIHYLFENFEIPVKYLFIGLMIGTFPSLKKQADKQGFRYRYLIIFILSFVVTLLLSKMEGSAVRAVSHARPGLLHTALYGAIVGLGTLLPGISTSFILMYLGVYPVLLEGLSGLDLSVLIPAGIGAVLSILVFAKIINLLFQKAYGYTYYAIFGFTIGSVFSIFPGIGWNWRYLLCVLLLVIGCAFSYRLSSYEPDKQSNK
- a CDS encoding nucleoside kinase; translated protein: MEHTIQVNWSGKTITVKKGTVLRELLSAPSDSNSPLIVAARVDNRIRELTYPLEMDCRVEPVDLSMKDGERIYTRSLTFVFIRACREVFPDCTVSVEHSFGNGLYCEVHGRITLTPRQVHRIEQQMREIIEQDEPFQKIEVSREEADAIYRKMRFSDKAEILKYRPGDTVGLYQCSWMMDYLYGYMVPSTGYLKRFGLKFYLPGVILQYPSREKTNRLRNFQDNPKLFRVFRQAEKWSDSLGIRNIAELNNCIEEGRGRELIRIGEAHQENQIAGMAERIASRKDAIRLILIAGPSSSGKTTFAQRLKIQLMVSGLHPVPISMDNYFLNRNQVPVDENGKQDLESIDVIDLELFNEQMTRLIQGQEVELPHYNFLTGEREYIGNVIRLSEDQPIIVEGIHGMNEKLTEMIPGENKFKIYVSALTQLNVDNHNRIPTTDVRLIRRMVRDYHFRSTSVEETLGMWSSVRRGEERNIFPFQESADIMFNSALLYELAVLKPYLLPLLEGVPEEHPFYMEVNRLKNFLKYFLSLDSSEVPNNSILREFIGGSCFEEEVTDVF